The Caenorhabditis elegans chromosome II genome has a segment encoding these proteins:
- the pod-2 gene encoding acetyl-CoA carboxylase (Confirmed by transcript evidence), with amino-acid sequence MPFRSENGSQQAPAAAQRRKPSLVYGQFSQEITAAKPPPWSITFSDGAEDNQEKPPVDSICDVAIDFESATLESINYVELLGVLGLPFTSSVCQVSINFSQQVTDLGRAFTMVVNGQKPDIRTIVVSGNSLTNDAADQYESMEQFIHSHVADIEKRRPIKRLLVATNGIAAMRCLMTAKKFLHHTFRNDNLIHFVCMTTEDEIQSMSESLRMPNITLAESPSGTNKNNFANVDEILKHAIKYEVDAVWAGWGHASENPDLPRRLNDHNIAFIGPPASAMFSLGDKIASTIIAQTVGVPTVAWSGSGITMESIERSRGDFVVVPEDLLEQACVANYKEGLEALKTHNIGFPLMIKASEGGGGKGIRKCTKVEDFKSMFEEVAQEVQGSPIFLMKCVDGARHIEVQLLADRYENVISVYTRDCSIQRRCQKIIEEAPAIIASSHIRKSMQEDAVRLAKYVGYESAGTVEYLYLPASEGQEEHYYFLELNPRLQVEHPTTEMVSNISIPAIQLQIAMGLPLHKIKDIRKLYDLPIDGDSELPDEVLVDTKLHAIAARITCENPDDSFRPSTGKVYEINFPSSQDAWAYFSVGRGSSVHQFADSQFGHIFTRGTSRTEAMNTMCSTLKHMTIRSSFPTQVNYLVDLMHDADFINNAFNTQWLDKRIAMKIKQKCSLSMSVIIAVSAAVIGSSRVTGVFESFEESIDRGQVRPPNDLTETFIFDLVKDLNIYSLKVVRSAENTFVIILNGSKVTVGVKELQNGEFMVTHCEIVYRCAFEETKEAYKVTVNNEIITFEKDNDVSVLKSPYTGKLLQWKKEDGDWLNVGDVYATAESMKMVFQVEVAKAPGRLQRVVNEGDPIHPGSVLAKLVDQTESEADRAQPFHGTFLEWSWHSSKANEQSKFNDCLAQCQNLLAGSTPMDSACIITELFHHLNESHTAHASEVLNQLLRDYINVEKYFEGKVYDDSVGEIKEDHLSRKDVVRTIYSHTQIKSKNIVMKALLGALKQGSGSKFIPSLLDNLRQIGNLHHTEEISNLAREILLFYHSMCYKNNYSEITASGLRPTGQEVKAWLDGPLSRRPDSSGWKVIHEYFFDETIGSQCLDRYVAMHISAEEGSIGNTYPLPQMKCTIDHFTLTATPKSFNKVVLKGNKLIVVRLSLDSKTFNQQCFSSEKFLDCLKTNFRKYCKKTDVINVSIFVKITDDLEAHQDPSTLTEQEEQRVCYAQNAVVDMKTILEKEFRVNRVNTVLCLNDRPLPQLTIFEQVRLEKDRLPANSYPVLSKLSTVRVSQHDDPTSNFAKLFVRQQLIIPGNNAEEVQKKISQAVYLALDNACTAAQVAMAKKTKANKTFTSNHVFVFISCPGLPEKVIGSQEQLEFMKKCITDEVDSHKAILAKHQINEVEVVYESVDGHKRIVIRDETGVTTEVITEFSEASLGVYPVINTIEKKRLAARRVNSSYIYDFPIIFGMAAMNFWKSASSAMELPNEMAQALKEQRWREFFQIRELVLENGVLTEISDAEILKKRSANALNNCGMVAWIMTLYTPEKPRGFDLIVIGNDVTFQSGSFGTAEDDLFAAASTYSREHKLPRVNVSVNSGARIGLSTKISKLVKLQLENEDKPEQGFEYIYIDGEHKAQIEGEVVYEELGNGRLKILAVIGAKNEKIGVENLQGSGLIAGETARAYAEVPTYCYVTGRSVGIGAYTARLAHRIVQHKQSHLILTGYEALNTLLGKKVYTSNNQLGGPEVMFRNGVTHAVVDNDLEGIAKVIRWMSFLPTPTEEFPFFSKHGDDCSARDVVIPSDSEQNTYDVRDLIDSKNLSNQTGICDTMSFDEICGDWAKSIVAGRARLCGIPIGVVSSEFRNFSTIVPADPAIDGSQVQNTQRAGQVWYPDSAFKTAEAINDLNKENLPLMIIASLRGFSGGQKDMYDMVLKFGAQIVDALAVYNRPVIVYIPEAGELRGGAWAVLDSKIRPEFIHLVADEKSRGGILEPNAVVGIKFRKPMMMEMMKRSDPTYSKLSSSTEPEAREQLEERYEELSKTYRNASVEFADAHDRWQRMKSVGVVEHVTSLTNSRRLFSELLRNELAKVGMAEIYSSAPHTVKPCLATAMTWVETNLRSYVQPNSSMDEQYTQIEQYYETQFVDDLVIAINEDRKRYEQQLNTFMNKISSKRR; translated from the exons aatccctCCGAATGCCGAACATCACACTTGCCGAGTCGCCATCCGGTACCAACAAGAACAATTTCGCCAATGTCGACGAGATCCTGAAGCACGCGATCAAGTACGAGGTCGATGCCGTCTGGGCCGGATGGGGACACGCTTCGGAGAATCCTGATCTACCGCGCCGGCTCAATGATCACAATATTGCGTTCATCGGACCCCCAGCTAGTGCTATGTTCAGTTTGGGAGACAAGATCGCGAGTACGATCATTGCGCAGACCGTCGGAGTGCCTACTGTCGCCTGGTCGGGATCCGGGATCACTATGGAGAGCATCGAGCGATCCCGTGGAGATTTCGTCGTGGTGCCAGAGGATCTGCTCGAGCAGGCGTGTGTCGCCAACTACAAGGAGGGTCTCGAAGCGCTCAAAACTCACAATATCGGATTCCCCTTGATGATCAAAGCGTCGGAGGGTGGAGGTGGAAAAGGAATCCGAAAATGCACCAAAGTCGAGGACTTCAAGAGCATGTTCGAGGAAGTTGCCCAAGAGGTTCAAGGATCCCCGATCTTCCTGATGAAGTGCGTCGATGGAGCGCGCCATATCGAGGTTCAGCTCCTCGCTGATCGTTACGAAAATGTGATTTCCGTGTACACCAGAGACTGCTCGATTCAGCGACGGTGTCAGAAGATCATTGAAGAGGCACCGGCGATCATTGCCAGCAGCCACATCAGAAAGTCGATGCAAGAGGACGCAGTGCGTCTTGCCAAGTACGTCGGATACGAGTCTGCCGGAACTGTCGAGTACCTGTACCTACCAGCCAGTGAGGGTCAGGAGGAGCACTATTATTTCCTGGAGCTGAATCCAAGGCTTCAAGTCGAGCATCCCACCACTGAGATGGTGTCGAACATCAGCATCCCTGCTATTCAACTTCAAATCGCTATGGGTCTCCCTTTGCATAAGATCAAGGATATCCGGAAGCTCTACGATCTTCCGATTGATGGAGACTCTGAGCTGCCCGACGAGGTGTTGGTGGATACGAAGCTTCATGCGATCGCCGCCAGGATCACATGCGAGAACCCGGACGACAGCTTCCGTCCATCCACCGGAAAGGTCTATGAGATCAACTTCCCGTCGTCGCAGGATGCGTGGGCGTACTTCTCAGTTGGAAGAGGATCCAGTGTTCATCAATTTGCTGATTCTCAATTCGGACACATCTTCACGCGTGGAACCAGCCGAACGGAGGCGATGAATACGATGTGCTCGACGTTGAAGCATATGACGATCCGATCGAGCTTCCCGACTCAGGTCAACTATTTGGTGGATCTGATGCACGACGCTGACTTCATCAACAACGCCTTCAACACACAATGGCTGGATAAGAGGATCGCCATGAAGATCAAACAGAAGTGCAGTCTATCGATGAGTGTGATCATCGCAGTCAGTGCCGCCGTCATCGGAAGCTCCCGAGTCACAGGAGTCTTCGAGAGCTTCGAGGAATCCATCGATCGTGGACAAGTTCGCCCGCCGAACGATCTGACTGAGACGTTCATCTTCGACCTTGTCAAAGATCTCAACATCTACTCGTTGAAGGTAGTCAGAAGTGCCGAGAACACCTTCGTCATCATCCTGAACGGATCCAAGGTGACCGTCGGAGTGAAGGAGCTTCAGAATGGAGAGTTCATGGTGACTCACTGTGAGATTGTCTACCGATGCGCTTTCGAGGAGACCAAGGAAGCCTACAAGGTCACTGTGAACAATGAGATCATTACATTCGAGAAGGACAATGACGTCAGTGTGCTCAAGTCTCCGTACACTGGAAAGTTGCTCCAATGGAAGAAGGAGGACGGTGATTGGCTGAACGTCGGCGATGTCTACGCCACTGCCGAGTCGATGAAGATGGTGTTCCAGGTGGAGGTCGCCAAGGCGCCTGGAAG actCCAGCGTGTCGTCAACGAAGGGGACCCGATCCATCCGGGAAGTGTCCTTGCGAAGCTTGTCGATCAGACGGAATCCGAAGCGGATCGGGCTCAGCCGTTCCATGGGACGTTCCTTGAATGGTCATGGCACAGCTCGAAGGCCAATGAGCAGTCGAAGTTCAATGATTGCTTGGCG cAATGCCAAAACCTGCTGGCCGGTTCGACACCGATGGACAGCGCATGCATTATCACCGAACTCTTCCATCATCTCAACGAAAGCCACACCGCCCACGCATCCGAAGTGCTCAATCAACTGCTCCGCGACTATATCAACGTGGAGAAGTATTTTGAGGGAAAAGTGTACGATGACTCGGTTGGAGAGATCAAGGAGGATCACCTCAGTCGGAAGGACGTTGTTCGGACCATCTACTCGCATACACAGATCAAATCGAAGAATATTGTGATGAAGGCGCTGCTGGGTGCACTGAAGCAAGGATCCGGATCGAAGTTTATCCCGTCGTTGTTGGATAATCTTCGACAGATTGGAAATCTCCATCATACCGAAGAGATTTCGAATCTTGCCCGTGAAATTCTGCTCTTCTACCACAGCATGTGCTACAAGAACAACTACTCGGAGATCACGGCCAGCGGCCTCAGACCTACAGGCCAGGAGGTCAAGGCTTGGCTTGATGGCCCGCTATCGAGAAGGCCGGATTCCAGTGGATGGAAGGTCATCCACGAGTACTTCTTCGATGAGACAATCGGATCGCAATGCCTTGATCGTTATGTGGCTATGCACATCTCCGCGGAGGAAGGATCCATTGGAAACACCTACCCGCTGCCTCAGATGAAATGCACCATTGATCACTTTACACTGACCGCCACGCCGAAGAGCTTCAACAAAGTCGTGCTGAAAGGGAACAAGCTGATCGTTGTCCGACTCTCTCTGGACTCCAAGACCTTCAATCAACAATGCTTCTCCAGTGAGAAGTTCTTGGATTGTCTCAAGACTAACTTCCGAAAGTACTGCAAGAAGACTGATGTGATCAATGTTTCGATCTTTGTTAAGATCACCGACGATCTGGAAGCTCATCAGGATCCTTCCACCCTGACCGAGCAAGAAGAGCAAAGAGTGTGCTATGCGCAGAACGCCGTCGTCGACATGAAGACGATCCTCGAGAAGGAGTTCCGTGTAAATCGAGTCAATACCGTGCTCTGCCTCAACGATCGACCCCTACCGCAACTGACGATCTTTGAGCAGGTCCGACTTGAGAAGGATCGGCTGCCAGCGAATTCCTATCCAGTGTTGTCGAAGCTCTCGACGGTTCGTGTCTCTCAGCATGATGATCCGACAAGCAACTTTGCCAAGCTCTTCGTCCGCCAGCAGCTGATCATTCCGGGGAACAATGCCGAGGAGGTTCAGAAGAAAATCTCGCAGGCGGTGTACCTGGCGCTGGACAATGCATGTACGGCTGCTCAGGTGGCGATGGCGAAGAAGACGAAGGCCAACAAGACATTCACATCCAACCACGTGTTCGTCTTTATCTCGTGCCCAGGACTCCCCGAGAAAGTGATCGGATCCCAGGAGCAGTTGGAATTCATGAAGAAGTGCATCACCGACGAGGTCGACAGCCACAAGGCGATCCTTGCCAAGCATCAGATCAACGAGGTCGAGGTGGTCTACGAGTCTGTGGATGGTCACAAGAGAATTGTGATCCGCGATGAGACCGGTGTCACTACGGAGGTGATCACCGAGTTCAGTGAAGCGTCGCTCGGAGTCTACCCAGTCATCAATACTATCGAGAAGAAGCGTCTCGCTGCTCGCCGAGTCAACTCATCCTACATCTACGACTTCCCAATTATCTTCGGAATGGCTGCTATGAACTTCTGGAAATCGGCGAGCTCTGCCATGGAGCTCCCCAACGAAATGGCTCAAGCTTTGAAGGAGCAACGCTGGCGCGAGTTCTTCCAAATTCGAGAGCTCGTCTTGGAGAATGGAGTTTTGACTGAGATCTCCGATGCTGAGATTCTCAAGAAACGATCTGCCAACGCTCTGAACAACTGTGGAATGGTCGCCTGGATCATGACACTGTACACTCCAGAAAAGCCACGTGGTTTCGACTTGATCGTCATCGGAAACGACGTGACCTTCCAATCCGGATCCTTCGGAACCGCCGAGGATGATCTCTTCGCCGCCGCCTCCACCTACTCCCGTGAGCACAAGTTGCCACGTGTCAACGTCTCAGTGAACTCTGGAGCACGCATCGGACTTTCCACGAAGATCTCGAAACTTGTGAAGCTTCAACTGGAGAATGAGGATAAGCCGGAACAAGGATTCGAGTACATTTACATTGATGGAGAGCACAAGGCACAGATTGAGGGAGAAGTTGTGTATGAGGAGTTGGGCAATGGAAGACTGAAGATCCTTGCCGTCATCGGAGCAAAGAACGAGAAGATCGGAGTGGAGAACCTCCAAGGATCCGGCCTGATTGCTGGAGAAACAGCGAGAGCCTACGCTGAAGTGCCGACCTACTGCTACGTGACAGGAAGATCCGTTGGAATCGGAGCCTACACGGCTCGTCTGGCTCATCGAATCGTTCAGCACAAGCAGTCTCACTTGATCCTTACCGGATATGAAGCTCTGAATACTCTACTCGGAAAGAAGGTCTACACATCGAACAATCAACTCGGAGGACCTGAAGTGATGTTCCGAAATGGAGTGACTCACGCCGTCGTTGACAATGATCTGGAGGGAATCGCCAAGGTGATCCGATGGATGTCATTCCTGCCGACACCCACAGAAGAGTTCCCGTTCTTCTCGAAGCACGGAGATGATTGTTCGGCTCGTGACGTTGTGATCCCATCGGATTCGGAACAGAACACCTACGACGTCAGAGATCTTATTGATTCCAAGAACCTCTCTAACCAGACTGGAATCTGCGACACGATGTCGTTCGATGAGATCTGCGGTGACTGGGCCAAGTCGATCGTTGCAGGCCGAGCCCGTCTCTGCGGAATCCCGATCGGAGTTGTTTCTTCGGAATTCCGAAACTTCTCCACCATCGTCCCAGCTGATCCTGCTATTGATGGATCTCAAGTACAGAATACACAGCGTGCGGGGCAGGTGTGGTACCCGGATTCTGCGTTCAAGACTGCTGAGGCTATCAATGATCTGAACAAGGAGAACCTTCCACTGATGATCATCGCCTCGCTGCGTGGATTCTCAGGAGGACAGAAGGATATGTACGACATGGTGCTGAAGTTCGGAGCACAGATCGTCGATGCTCTAGCTGTCTACAATCGTCCAGTCATCGTCTACATCCCGGAAGCCGGAGAGCTTCGTGGTGGAGCCTGGGCTGTGCTGGACTCGAAGATCCGTCCGGAGTTCATCCACCTAGTGGCCGATGAGAAATCTCGTGGAGGAATCCTCGAACCGAATGCAGTCGTCGGAATCAAGTTCCGCAAGCCAATGATGATGGAGATGATGAAGCGATCCGATCCGACTTACTCGAAGCTTTCCAGTTCCACCGAGCCAGAAGCTCGTGAGCAGTTAGAGGAGAGATATGAGGAGTTGAGCAAGACCTACAGGAATGCGTCGGTCGAGTTTGCGGATGCTCACGATCGTTGGCAGAGGATGAAGAGCGTCGGAGTGGTGGAGCATGTCACATCGCTGACGAACTCTCGGCGACTCTTCTCGGAGTTGCTCAGGAATGAGCTCGCCAAAGTTGGAATGGCAGAGAT CTACTCGTCAGCTCCTCACACAGTGAAGCCGTGCCTCGCAACAGCGATGACATGGGTTGAAACGAATCTCCGATCATATGTGCAACCGAACAGCTCAATGGACGAGCAATACACACAAATTGAGCAGTATTACGAGACGCAGTTTGTCGATGATCTTGTCATTGCGATTAATGAGGATCGGAAACG atatgaaCAGCAGCTCAACACGTTTATGAACAAAATTTCTTCGAAGCGACGATAA